In a single window of the Streptomyces sp. CGMCC 4.7035 genome:
- a CDS encoding ABC transporter ATP-binding protein, producing MPTTRATTKDRSAVRTLLRLWPYVRPVRVRLFTAAFVAVLASCTGLVIPLVLKWMVDGPVADRDPAGVWLGALYLLLLGIAEAVLFGLRRWLVARPLSHVEAEMRADLYRHLQRLPVAFHDRWASGQLLSRGTTDLMLLRMFLAFPLTFLLVNGVTILVGVVIMLMQDWSLGLVILGPALPVVVTCVIFEKRYADVARRAQDQVGDLTTVVEEGVLGIRIIKGFGRHRSQARAFRELSQTLRGTELRKAGLLATIWGVIVTLPELAIGAALVLGTVQVADGDLSAGTLVAFLSTALALRWPVDSIGFLLAMSQEAATATERYFEVMDEEPEIGVAAGSRAAGAMGFPPARAKSRAWGRVGAGAPRTAELRTQPPADTSTGQPDGLRFHDVRFRYPDAPAGSPPVLDRIDLHIRPGETMALVGATGSGKTTLTALIPRLHEVTSGRITLDGEDITAMSREELRSKVAVAFEEPTLFSAGVGDNVLMGADDTAGPEELERALEVAQADFVHALPQGTRTQVGEQGLSLSGGQRQRLALARAVVGRPRFLVLDDPLSALDVHTEAAVEAALRRVLVDTTALVVAHRPSTVLLADRVALLSGGRIAAVGTHHELLRTNAEYAHLMSGEQEDDR from the coding sequence ATGCCCACGACACGTGCAACCACCAAGGACCGATCCGCCGTCCGCACCCTGCTGCGCCTGTGGCCGTATGTGCGGCCGGTGCGGGTGCGGCTGTTCACGGCCGCGTTCGTCGCGGTCCTCGCCTCTTGTACGGGGCTGGTGATCCCGCTCGTGCTGAAGTGGATGGTGGACGGGCCGGTCGCCGACCGGGATCCGGCAGGCGTCTGGCTCGGGGCGCTGTACCTGCTGCTGCTCGGGATCGCGGAGGCGGTGCTGTTCGGGCTGCGGCGGTGGCTGGTGGCGCGGCCGCTGTCGCACGTCGAGGCGGAGATGCGGGCGGATCTGTACCGGCATCTGCAGCGGTTGCCGGTGGCCTTCCACGACCGGTGGGCGTCCGGGCAGTTGCTGTCCCGCGGGACGACGGACCTGATGCTGCTGCGCATGTTCCTCGCCTTCCCGCTGACATTTCTTCTGGTCAACGGGGTGACGATCCTCGTCGGTGTGGTGATCATGCTGATGCAGGACTGGTCCCTGGGGCTGGTGATCCTGGGGCCGGCCCTGCCCGTGGTCGTCACCTGCGTGATCTTCGAGAAGCGCTATGCCGATGTGGCCCGCCGCGCCCAGGACCAGGTCGGCGATCTGACGACGGTCGTCGAGGAGGGTGTGCTCGGCATCCGCATCATCAAGGGTTTCGGACGGCACCGGAGCCAGGCGCGGGCCTTCAGGGAACTGTCGCAAACGCTGCGGGGGACGGAGCTGCGGAAGGCCGGGCTGCTCGCGACGATCTGGGGCGTCATCGTGACGCTGCCGGAGCTGGCGATCGGGGCGGCGCTGGTGCTCGGGACCGTTCAGGTGGCGGACGGGGACCTGTCCGCGGGGACGCTGGTGGCGTTTCTGTCGACGGCGCTCGCTCTGCGGTGGCCGGTGGACTCGATCGGCTTCCTGCTGGCGATGAGTCAGGAGGCGGCGACGGCTACGGAGCGGTACTTCGAGGTGATGGACGAGGAACCCGAAATCGGCGTAGCTGCGGGCAGTCGTGCCGCTGGGGCGATGGGGTTCCCCCCTGCTCGAGCGAAGTCGAGAGCTTGGGGGAGGGTGGGCGCAGGGGCACCTCGCACCGCCGAGTTGCGGACCCAACCCCCGGCCGACACCAGCACCGGGCAACCTGACGGCCTCCGGTTCCACGACGTCCGCTTCCGCTATCCCGACGCCCCCGCCGGCTCACCCCCCGTCCTCGACCGCATCGACCTCCACATCCGCCCCGGCGAAACCATGGCCCTCGTCGGGGCGACCGGAAGCGGCAAGACCACGCTCACGGCGCTCATCCCCCGCCTCCACGAGGTGACGTCCGGCCGCATCACGCTGGACGGCGAGGACATCACGGCCATGTCCCGCGAGGAGCTGCGCTCCAAGGTGGCCGTCGCCTTCGAGGAGCCCACCCTCTTCTCGGCCGGCGTCGGTGACAACGTGCTCATGGGTGCCGACGACACCGCCGGACCCGAGGAGCTGGAGCGCGCCCTCGAAGTGGCCCAGGCCGACTTCGTGCACGCGCTGCCGCAGGGAACGCGGACCCAGGTCGGCGAGCAGGGGCTCAGCCTGTCCGGCGGCCAGCGCCAGCGGCTCGCACTGGCCCGGGCCGTCGTCGGCCGGCCCAGGTTCCTCGTCCTGGACGACCCCCTGTCCGCCCTCGACGTCCACACCGAGGCCGCCGTGGAGGCCGCGCTGCGCCGGGTGCTCGTGGACACCACCGCCCTGGTCGTGGCACACCGCCCGTCCACCGTCCTGCTCGCCGACCGGGTCGCCCTGCTGTCCGGCGGCCGTATCGCCGCCGTGGGCACCCACCACGAACTGCTGCGCACGAACGCCGAATACGCACACCTGATGTCCGGGGAACAGGAGGACGACCGATGA
- a CDS encoding ABC transporter ATP-binding protein, which translates to MPSHPVIEVDALRKSYGGRAVVDGVSFTVEEGEIFGILGPNGAGKTTTVECVEGLRIPDAGRVRVTGLDPVADHEQVSRVLGAQLQESELQARLTVREALELYASFYPHPADWRPLAQRLGLTERLDSRFGKLSGGQKQRLFIALALVGGPRVVVLDELTTGLDPRARRDTWRLIEDVRESGVTVLLVTHFMEEAQRLCDRIAVIDKGRIAALDTPSGLIRRASGSTVISFTPSAPLDERDLRELPALASVAYKDDRITLAGTDETVNAVITLLARRHITARQLRVTDATLDDAFLDITEAVE; encoded by the coding sequence ATGCCTTCGCATCCCGTGATCGAAGTCGACGCACTGCGCAAGTCCTACGGCGGCCGGGCCGTCGTCGACGGTGTCTCCTTCACCGTCGAGGAGGGCGAGATCTTCGGGATCCTCGGCCCCAACGGCGCCGGCAAGACCACCACCGTCGAGTGTGTCGAGGGCCTCAGGATCCCCGACGCGGGGCGCGTCCGGGTCACCGGTCTCGACCCCGTCGCCGACCACGAGCAGGTCTCCCGCGTCCTCGGAGCCCAGCTGCAGGAGAGCGAGCTCCAGGCCAGGCTGACCGTGCGCGAGGCCCTGGAACTGTACGCGTCGTTCTATCCGCACCCCGCCGACTGGCGTCCGCTGGCCCAGCGTCTCGGCCTGACCGAAAGACTCGACAGCCGCTTCGGCAAGCTGAGCGGTGGTCAGAAACAACGCCTGTTCATCGCGCTCGCCCTCGTCGGAGGCCCACGCGTGGTGGTCCTCGACGAACTGACCACCGGGCTCGACCCGCGGGCCCGCCGCGACACCTGGCGGCTCATCGAGGACGTACGGGAGAGCGGCGTCACCGTCCTGCTCGTCACCCACTTCATGGAGGAGGCGCAGCGGCTCTGCGACCGGATCGCGGTCATCGACAAGGGCCGTATCGCCGCCCTGGACACTCCGTCCGGGCTGATCCGCCGCGCGTCCGGCTCCACGGTCATCAGCTTCACGCCGTCCGCGCCGCTGGACGAGCGCGACCTGCGGGAACTGCCCGCGCTCGCGTCCGTGGCGTACAAGGACGACCGGATCACGCTCGCCGGCACCGACGAGACGGTGAACGCGGTCATCACTCTGCTCGCCCGGCGCCACATCACGGCCCGGCAACTCCGCGTCACCGACGCCACGCTGGACGACGCGTTCCTGGACATCACGGAGGCAGTGGAATGA